The following are from one region of the Capsicum annuum cultivar UCD-10X-F1 chromosome 1, UCD10Xv1.1, whole genome shotgun sequence genome:
- the LOC107850096 gene encoding ABC transporter G family member 14: MHLHCVAPKPENNGTELMKPQHSFSQRVMYPITLKFQEIVYKIGQQKTILNGVTGTVCPGEMLAMLGPSGSGKTTLLTALGGRLSGKLSGKITYNSQPFSGSIKRRTGFVSQDDVLYPHLTVIETLVFTALLRLPQSVGREEKVRHVEHVIAELGLNKCRNSMIGGPLFRGISGGEKKRVSIGQEMLINPSLLLLDEPTSGLDSTTALRILNTVKRLASGGRTVITTIHQPSSRLYYMFDKVVLLSEGCPIYYGPASTALEYFSSIGFSISITTNPADLLLDLANGIGPDTKNVIEQGDTTEQEKKLVREALVSAYEKNISTRLKTEVCSLDSSNFSYTKDVSTRNGVKLEQWCTSWMHQFKVLLMRGLRERRHETFNKLRIFQVISVAFLAGLLWWHTPTSHIEDRIAMLFFFAVFWGFYPLYNAVFTFPQERRMLIKERSSGMYRLSSYFLAKTVGDLPLELALPTAFTFILYWMGGLKPDPTTFILSLLLVLYNVLVSQSLGLAFGALLMDVKQATTLASVTTLVFLIAGGYYIQQIPWFIVWLKYLSYSYYSYKLLLGVQYSDNDYYECSRGVYCQVANLPAIQSVGLNNMWIDVSVMAVMLIGYRLVAYLALTHVR, translated from the exons ATGCACCTTCATTGTGTAGCACCAAAACCAGAAAATAATGGCACAGAATTGATGAAGCCACAACATTCTTTTTCACAAAGGGTCATGTACCCTATAACTTTGAAg TTTCAAGAGATTGTTTACAAGATTGGGCAACAAAAGACTATACTAAATGGAGTGACAGGTACTGTATGTCCAGGTGAAATGCTAGCAATGTTAGGTCCATCAGGTAGTGGCAAAACAACCCTCTTAACAGCACTAGGAGGGCGTCTATCGGGCAAGTTATCTGGGAAGATTACATACAACAGCCAGCCATTCTCAGGTTCAATCAAGCGTAGAACCGGATTCGTGTCACAAGATGATGTATTATATCCTCATCTTACTGTAATAGAAACACTTGTATTCACAGCTTTGCTGAGGCTGCCACAAAGCGTCGGCCGGGAGGAAAAAGTGAGACATGTAGAGCATGTTATAGCAGAACTTGGATTAAACAAGTGTAGAAATAGTATGATTGGAGGGCCATTGTTTAGAGGGATATCAGgtggagagaaaaaaagagtCAGTATAGGTCAAGAAATGCTAATCAACCCGAGTTTACTACTTCTAGACGAACCAACTTCAGGACTGGATTCGACAACAGCACTACGGATACTTAACACAGTTAAACGCCTAGCGAGTGGTGGCCGTACTGTGATCACAACGATCCATCAGCCGTCTAGCCGGctttattatatgtttgataagGTAGTGTTGCTCTCTGAGGGATGTCCTATCTACTATGGTCCTGCATCAACTGCCTTGGAATACTTCTCCTCTATTGGTTTTTCCATATCCATTACTACCAATCCTGCTGATCTATTGCTCGATCTCGCGAATG GAATTGGACCGGATACCAAGAATGTCATCGAACAAGGTGACACTACGGAACAAGAAAAGAAGTTGGTGAGAGAAGCTCTCGTCTCCGCGTATGAAAAGAACATATCCACAAGGTTGAAAACTGAAGTATGCAGTTTAGATAGCAGTAATTTCAGTTACACGAAGGATGTTTCTACTA GAAATGGTGTAAAGTTAGAGCAATGGTGCACAAGTTGGATGCATCAATTCAAAGTACTACTTATGAGAGGGCTAAGGGAGCGAAGACACGAGACCTTCAACAAGCTTAGGATCTTCCAAGTTATTAGTGTTGCATTTCTTGCAGGACTATTGTGGTGGCATACTCCAACTTCCCACATTGAAGATCGA ATTGCAATGCTATTCTTTTTCGCGGTATTTTGGGGCTTCTATCCACTCTACAATGCAGTTTTTACATTTCCACAAGAAAGAAGAATGCTCATAAAAGAGAGATCATCAGGAATGTACCGGCTATCATCATACTTTCTAGCCAAAACTGTTGGAGATTTACCTTTGGAACTTGCATTGCCAACAGCATTTACCTTCATTCTTTACTGGATGGGCGGTCTCAAACCCGATCCAACTACATTCATCCTATCTCTCCTATTAGTCCTCTACAACGTCCTCGTGTCACAAAGTCTTGGACTAGCTTTTGGTGCCTTACTTATGGATGTTAAACAAGCCACTACTTTAGCATCAGTCACAACATTGGTCTTCCTAATTGCTGGAGGATACTACATTCAACAAATTCCCTGGTTCATCGTCTGGTTAAAGTACTTGAGTTACAGctactatagctacaagttgctTCTAGGGGTTCAATACAGTGACAATGACTACTATGAGTGTTCAAGAGGAGTCTATTGCCAAGTTGCAAACTTACCTGCCATTCAATCAGTTGGCTTAAACAATATGTGGATCGATGTATCGGTCATGGCTGTGATGTTGATAGGCTACAGACTTGTTGCTTATCTAGCACTTACTCATGTACGATGA